ATCATTTGATGCTTCGCtttttatattttgatatgttaTTAGACATTTGGAAAAGTGATCAGGAAAATTAATTTGTAGATCTCCATAGGACTAGAGAATGGCCTATTTTACCACACACGACACATTAGTATAAAATGAAAGATTAACTCGAGACACTTGAAAAATGAAGGACTATTATCCTTGGAAAGATTATATaggtaatttttaaaaattcatcCAATCTCTCTTCTGGATCCGTCCGTGCTCAGACAAACAATCTGGAGTTGGAACCCATTGCAACGTAGAAAATTTGGAAGAACTAAGCTGTAGAACATTATACAATTTGAAAACACAATGAAGCTGTAAAAACCAATTCAACGCATAAAAATCCGATGATGTACAAAATAAACAGGATCGTGAAGTTTGCATTATCGTCAACAACACGACGCCTACACTCGACCTAGCTACAGTATATGTACGACGCAATTACTTTCTCAACATGGACACCTAAAAACCAACTACATTTTGAGCAAAAAGCGATGCAGCAATCACATTATGATGCAGCGTCTCCTTTCCTCAGATGGTTGAGTGGTAGCTTGTTGGTTCCTGTTGGACTCGGATGGGTTGTATGTAAATTCCGAGGTATTGAGACCATACTGTTAAACAAGCAATGAATCTGTTACTATGCATGTGGGAATAATTCTCCATGAATATGGATGTCCGatagaaaaaaaatattcagtGCAACACCACAAAGAGCAAACATTAGTGGCAATATAGCACTTCCCTGTTGTATAAAAAGTCATAAGGTATCTCAAAATATCGAAATTACTACACCAACAAAGGTGGTAACCATTTGGTCATGGTTACGAACAACTACTAAAAATGGAGCCTTTATGCCCCCATTAAGTTTTGGAAAAACCTCACTGAAAAACTTCCTTGGAATCGACTCAAACAAAAATCATGAGATGTTCAAAAGTTATACAAGCAAAATTGTAAGAATCAACACTCTCTTGAGGATGGTACAAGAATTTAAGCAAATGCCTTCATAAAATCGCGTATGATTGGCATATATGTTCTGCAAATCGCTCAAggaaaattctcaaactctattCAAAACATAAGATGAAGTTTATCAACACTCACAGAGGGGCTCATGGGTAGCATACATAAGGTTGTGCATCTTATAAGGTAGACCAGAGAAATACAAGGAGAGCAGCAAATTATCAGATCAAGAAAGAAGTTTAATGAGAAAAAGACTTGGCAACAGTAAAAGATGTTGTAGTTGTAAGAACATAAAGACCACCCACTCGTAATTCTGCCAGTAATCACAAGAGAGATGATCTTCTTGCTTAATCCCAATGCTCCATATTTATAtgcaaaataatatttattgtcAATAACAAAAACTTATGGCAGGTAGCGGCAATTGTTCCTACTATTCCATGTGACTGCGAAGGGATCAATGACAAATACATAATATTTTGGAAATTGCATGGTAAAATCTGCAATATGCCTTTACCATTAGTTATAGTTTTAGGTGCAATGGATATCACTCAATATTCTAAGTGGTATCACATCTATGGTCAAGTGTTCGCTTCATATAAGTTCCAAGTTGAGACAACTGTTGGGATGTAGATTAACGAGTTGTAGCAATTGCCCCTATCATACTATGTAGCCGCCTACATAAACAATGATAAAAAAGTAATGATGTGGTGGTTGTATGGCGTAAAGAGGTTAGAATTACACACTTATTATTAGCTGAATTACACACTTATTATTAGCTATTAACTTTTGGCATGGCATTGTTCCAAACTTACCAAGGTCTCAAAAAACCAATGGAACAAGGAAACGGAACAAAGCCAAAACAGAATCATTTCTGATTTCGGTTGTATTTTAATCGAAGTTTTAATGCTTTAAATTGTAAGGATCAAGAAAAAAATTGCAGTACTGCTCACAGGATCAACAAATAATTCAAAcaagaaaatttaattattaagaaGTGGTATTGTGGGTAGTGCAAAATATTAAGAATATtcctttttatttaaaaaaaatgaaatataacTTCAAGTTTATGTtaggtattttttttaaatcatgttTCTGCACATATATAAACATAATAATCAATATACGGAAATAGATCGAGCATTACCTCCGGCCATTGAATAATTTGTAATTCTTTTGATTTTCTTCTGATTGAAGCCTTTTAAGCACCTCACGCTCTATGTAGATGTATATATTTCTTATGAGATGTGTGCTTAAGGACCTCAATCACCTCTGTTTATAGACGTTTCTCATACCATCAACGAGAAAATTCAAGAGTCTGAATGTCAAAAGAAGAGGCGCATGCCGTCTCAATTGTCAAAAATTTGAGGTTGCATATACTGTTTGTCAAAAATGGTAGGCTTCTTGTCCGTCGCCAATTCCTACACGCTACTTCTTTTAATATTTGTCATATTtcttacattctcccacttgacgcatatatcttatttactaggagaaaataaaatacatgaatCATAGCGATAGATCATCTAAAAACGATTATTATCTTTCATATATCACACTGTATTATATATCTCAAATAATTTAATGAATAAACCCTATGTTTATTCGAGGTTCAGTTTTATTGATATTCTCAAATCAATGAATGTGTACACAACAAATATCAGAAAATATCACATCATAGTTTCATTAACTTTGTTCTAcaacaaaattacataaaaGAACCAAGTCCCATTTTTCTGTATGATCCTTGAATTTCAATGGTGGCACTCCTTTAGTCAAATGATCTGAAAACATCAATTCAGTGCTGATATGTTCGATAAGTAACTTCTTATCTTTAACACGTTCTCGTATGGCTAAATAATTAATGTCAATGTGTTTGCTTCGACTAccacttttgttatttttagcCATAAAAACAGTAGCTGAATTGCCACAATATATTCTTCATGGCCTAGAGATAGTATCCATAATTCCAAGCTTCGAAATGAAACTCTTCAACCATACACCATGTGAGGTTGCCTCAAAACAAGATACAAACTCAGCTTCCATAGTGGAAATAGCAGTCAATGTCTGTTTTGCACTACTCCAAGATACAACTCCACCAGCTAGATAAAAATATATCCTGAAGTGGATTTTCGTGAATCAATGCAGCCAACGTAGTCTAAATCAGAGTAGCCAATTACTTCCAAATTCTCAGTTCGTCGGAACATAAGCGTATAATCTTTGGTCCCTTAAAGGTACCTTATGACTTTCTTTGCAGCTTTCCAGTGATATAAACCTGGATTACTCTGATATCTTCCCAACATCCCAACAATAAATGCAATGTCAGGTCTAGTGCAAACCTGAGCATACATTAAGCTTTCGACAACAGCAGCATAAGGAATGTTTTTCATTTGTTCCCGCTCTAGATCATTCTTTGGGCATTGGCTCAAATTGAATTTATCGCCTTTCACAATGGGAGCTATACTTGGTGCACAATTTTTCAACCGATATCTCTCTAAAACTTTGTTGATATAGGTTTCTTGGGACAGACCTAGAATACCTCGAATTCTGTCTCAATGTATCTTAATGccaatgacataagatgcatcGCCCATATCCTTCATATCAAAGTGTTTAGAGATGAATTGTTTCACCTCATATAACAGACCTTTATCATTGGTTGCAAGtaatatatcatccacatatagaaTAAGAAAATAAATCGTGCTATCCATGAGGTTCTCAACGAATCCCAATGGAGATAACATCATGAAATTtaagcttgtttcaaaccatttaTAGATTTCTTAAGCTTACAAACTAATTGCTCACCATTACTAGAGAAGAATCCTTCAGGTTGTTTCATATAAACAACCTTCTTCTAGTTCTCCATTGAGAAAAGctgttttcacatccatttgttgCAAATCTAAGTCAAAATGTGCAACCAATGCTAGAATGATACAAcgagaatttttttttgataCATGAGAAAAAGTCTCtttgtaatcaattccttcctgCTGAGTGAATCCTTTAGAAACGATTCTTGCTTTATACCTTTCAATGTTGCCTAATGAgtctttctttgttttgaaTACCCATTTACATCCAATGGCTTTTACACcatcaggcaactgaacaagatcCCAGACTCCATTAACTGCCATAGAATTCATCTTTTCTTTCATAGCAATAAACCATAGTATTGACTCATTACAACTCATGGCTTATGAAAACGTTTCGGGATTATTTTCGGCTCCGATGTTAAAGTCTGATTCTTGTAAAAACACAACATAATCACTAGATATTGTTGATCTTCTTATTCTAGTAGATCTCCTAAGGTTTTTTGGTTGATCGACAATTTCTTGTTGTTCTTCGTTAACAACTTGATCTACTGGATTTTCATCAGCGATTTGTGGAACTTCGGTAACTGGTTGTCTAACCACCATTTGGTCTTGAGGGGCGTAAACAACGACCAATCTCTCATTTGAATAAGAGGGTTTTGCATTAAGTGATCATTCTCAAAAACTATGTCATGATCGTTCCCACTAATCAAGccattttcaagaaattttgcGTTTCTTGATTCCACAATTCTAGTGTTATGAAATGGACAACAAAATCTGTACCATTTGGATTCTTCGGCATCCCCCATGAAAATCCACTTATAGTTCTTGGGTCCAGTTTCCAGTTTCTTTTCATGTGGGTTATAAACTCTTATCATGAAGCAcacaatatcaatgcaattttAATAATACACATAATCTCAATCTCTCAATAAATCTACTATCGAGACATTCTTGGAGTCTTAGTGAGTGCCGATCTACATTGCAATTTTGATCTTAATTTTTTCCCATCATATTTCTGTAGTTTCTTAGCATATTTCTGTAGTTTCTTCATTGTCATAAAAAATTTCGATTTCTTTCCAACCATACCATCCAGCATATACAATGAACCACAACTTGCCAAATTCTACCCGTGGTACCAGTTAGCTGTCCTAAATCCATAGAAGATAGTTCCTTTGTTGACTTAGGTATAACCCAAACCAATCGAAGCTCATACAAAGCTCTGGCCCATAATGAGATCGTGAATGGACAAGTGACATAAAATTTGCTTGTgggctaaaattttaattcaataagattttttttCTGTAATTATATGATAGAGCTATCAAAATGTATTTTCCTTAACTCCTGTgggtaaattaagaaaaatataaattataacctaattagttatataaatataataaaaatcctTATGAggtaaaatttattatgtttatataattaattacaattgatGTCCATTATGTGATCCAAATCCACTAAGGATGATGTGATtattcctcaattatttaaaattatatggtTCACCGGACAAAATTTTGGCTTCACTTTAAtactttatataataattattcagTAACATAATCAACATTTTCCAAGAGTGCTCCCAGGTAAGATAGGTAGTGTTAAGGCTCTTTCAATACCTGACTTCTAGTCAGAGCAACATTCCTCAGGGAGACCAGTGGCAAGTCAAGGCAGTTTAAACCGATATATGAAGAACTTCCTCAAATCATGTTTTCTTAGATcacattataattattattaaactaaattatccacatttatgtgaatctttataagccaaactttttcattaaataacttTATATTCACTTAATATGAACAAATACGTTCCccatcagtttttctcttcaatcagagtagtgataaagtgaggatCACATTTACATGAAAATGTGGGCTCTTCGTcagtttttcttttttatcaGAATAATGATAAAGTAAGGATTATTTGTTTATTTGTGAACaactgaaatattttattttataatattatattcacattttaCTTGATATattcatttcaaattataaacaacttaatataatttaatattaacATAATGTGAATATCGATGtaccaattattattattattattatttttaatattatttgcattttaaatttcaagagtaaatgcaaacataatattaaatttgcatGTACACATCAAACACTTGTGCATAATATTTGACATTATATTTAATatgaaaaaataatttctaaacatGTATTAGAAATTACATCGAACTTGGAATTATTTTAATGTGTACAAATTATTTAACCAaatgctaaatatccttgaaGTTCTTCCTTAAAGTCTTGAAGATGACAATATTCAGTTttctgattttttaaaataaatattgagaACAGAAATTTTCATTATGAAAGTTtctgaaaatttttattttggccGGAGGATGAAGAAGAAGAGTTCGAAAGTTTGCAATTTATGATTGTGACAATTGAATTCAGCAGCTATAATTCAATTATTCAGACAAAGtattcaaaatattaaattgaaaGAAGACCACACGTCTTTAATTCTCCAATTCTTCAATTGTCGGTAAATgcgttattttattattattatttttttctttaattctCCAATTCTTCAATTGTCGGTAAATgcgttattttattattatttttttaaaaaaaataataataataataaataaaaaaattaatgtgaGACTCACACCAATTTGACAATCGGTACAATTtagttttttattattattttttaaaataaaaaaaaattaataataataataaataaaaaatgattaaTGTGTTATTAAGTTGTATGTATAATTCGGTATACATATAGCATTTGGTTAAAGATATAGCATTTGGTTAATTATTAAGTTATATGTATAATTCGGTATACATATAGCATTTGGTTAACacattaatcattatttatttatttcttactattattattatttttattttaaactaataaaaaaatactaaattGTTAGCAACAATGGCTTTCTCAAATTGGTGTGGGTCCcacattaattttttaaaaattatttttattattattttttaatttatttttaaaaaataatataatattaaaataacacaTTTACCGACAATTGAAGAATTGGAAATTAAAGACGTGTGGGTCTTCTTTCAATTTAATATTCTGAATGTTTTGTCCGAATAATTGAATTATAGCTTTTGAATTCAATTTGcgcacacacaaatatatatattatatatatatatatatatatcataaattgTAAACTTTCGAACTCTTCCTCTTCATCCTCCGGCCGAAATAAAAGTTTTCAGAAACTTTCATAATGAAAATTTCtgttctcaaaatttattttaaaaaatcagaaaaatGAATATTGTCATCTTCAAGACTTCAAGGAAAAGAATTTTATGATATCgtattttcagaaaataaaaataaattttcaaggTAGAGGTATCACGTCTCTGATACCAAATATTAgatatttttttctcaaaatcatgtTTCTGCACATATAAACATGATAATCAATATGCGGAAATAGCTCGAGCATTACCTCCGGCCATTGAATAATTTATCATTCTTCTGATTTTCCTCAGACTGAAGCCTTCTAATCACTTCACGCTCTCTGTAGATGGTGTATATTTCTTATGAGATATGTGCTTAGGGATCTCAAtcacctctatttataggcgtttttCACACCATCAACGAGAAAAGTTGGGAGTCTGAATGTCAAAAGAAGAGGCGCATACCGTCTCAATTGTCAAAAATTTGAGGCTGCATGTACTTTTCGTAAAAAATGGTAGGCTTCTTGGCCGTCGCCAATTCTTATACACTACTTCGTTTAATATGTGTCATATTTCTTAAAGTTTAATCATACAAATCAAGTAATTTATGTTATAAAGTTCAGTTGTCTATGTATAcattatatcttaaaatttaaGATGGGTTTACACCAGTTATGGGTCAATGGTTCTAATGCCCTCAGTTTCAATTCCAATAATTGAACCATATGTGAACCATAAAATGGCCAGTTATATCTAATGCATGCTCAAAGCAAGCATTTGGGTGCCATTTTCAATTGTCGCTGACTTCCACGTGTAAAACAAACTCCATCTTCTAAAATCTCAACATAGCGCATGTAGAGGACAGCAAAATGTTGGAAAACTTAAACAACTTGCAACAGCTCCTCAGCGCTGCACTTAAGTTCCATTCCATTCAGATTGCGCTTCTTGTCCACTCTTTTGCAGCTAATATCACCAAATGTACATCATACAACACAAGAACATGATGATTCACTTCCAAAACCGTACTGGGTTGTGaacaaacaaaatattgtaTGACCACGTCATTTTCAATCACTTATGTAAACCATTTCACattaaacaaaatattaatGCTTTGGAAAAAAGAACAGAAGGAAAAACTCAAAACTAGAGATGTAGAAGAAATATTGCACCTTTTCCCGCATACGGGTACTCCAAGCATCATTCCTACTTGGACGCTGGTCAGAAGCACCGGCAACAGGGACTCCAGTGGCTGGAGCAGGATTTCTGTTTATAAATGGTTGACGGATCTGTTGCCTGGGGCCCCCAACATACTCATCATCACTGCCATATTGTGCTGGTCTATTTGCAGCCCTTACAACAAGTGCTAACAAAAATACAAGGGCCTGCGATTTCATACACAGTTAAAACAATGGGGTAAGTAAAGGGATCAAACAACAAATATTCACTAGAATTTTCTTCTTAGCATTATTGCTCATAAAATTGGGGTTAGAACGAAAATATCCAACATTCAGGAGATAAAAACCACAGTAACCTCAGAAATAAATCTGATTATAGTGGGATATTATCATCGGCATAGAGGAACATGACCCCAAAGTTGATCTGACATGAGGGGCTTGAtgtgaaataaaatatataatagcaaACTTAATTGCAGAAATTGATCCTACAATTACAATTTTTCCAAGCAATATTAACTTTATGCACGTACAAGGACATAAATGATGCTTTTAAGCACACTGAGTCACATGCATGAGCATTCGGTCATTAAaaaattccctctagccttacCTCGAATATAACAATCCCCAGAGCGACCCATCTGATTATTTTCCAGTGCTGGTCCACAAATTGAAATATGTTATCAAAATTTCCTGTTCGGTCAACTGGAATATCCTGTTGATTTTGATCATTATCAGACTCACGAAATTATTGTTTCGCAATGACAGAGGCCAAGCAATGTAAAGCTGTAGAAATAGTAGTATAGAATTAGTCTTTTGTGTAGATTAATTAGTTTTTTAATATTTCCTATTTTATAGGATCTGTTAGTTGTTTTTCCTTCTTTTACTCTTGTAACCTAGATATATAAAGGCTCTCTCTGTATACGTTTGATTATACAATTGAAAGTGAATTAATTATTCCCTTTTCACCTCAGcagtgttttattttatttccctCTACGTGAGTgcttttatggtatcagagcaataaaGGCATTCAAGTGGTTGAGGAAATTTTTTGAGTTTTCCTATTATGGAGAATTCTTCAGGAGTGAGCGGGGATAATGTCAAAGAAGCATCTTCGGATAGTGCTAAGACTAGCCCCAAAATTGCTCCCACTGCACTTGATTATTCCTTACCTTTTCAAATCACCAGTTTCAAACTTACCGGAAAAAATTATCTTCAATGGTCTAGATCGATTCAACTTGTTATTCGTGGGAAAGGACGGTTTGGCTATCTTAACGGCACCATCCCGAAACCACCTACGGAGGATGCATCGTTTGCCGAGTGGGATATACAAAATTCCATGGTCATGGCATGGCTACTTCATTCAATGGAAGATAGTATTGCTGAAATCTATCTTCTATATCCGACGGCTCAAGCAATTTGGGAGGCTGTCACTTTGGCAATACTCGGACCTTGAAGACTCCAATCAAATGTTTGAACTACGCAACAGATCTCGCAACCTGCGTCAAGATGATGGCACGGTGACTCAATATTACGGTGCTCTAACCAAACTTTGGCAAGAACTCGATCTCTTCACTCAACCGGGATGGACTGACTCCGCCAACCAAGCGATCTACCGCAAACTCCTCGTCAAAGAACGCACATATGACTTTCTATCCGGTCTGCATCTTTCTCTTGACGACGTTCGAGGCCGAATCCTTAGTGTCAAACCGCTGCCCAGTCTCGACGCCATCTTCTCCGAAGTCCGTCGAGAAGAACAACGTCGAAGAATCATGCTTGGCGGGCCCTCTCTACCTGCTGCCTCTTCCGCTGATGCTTCTGCGATGGCAGCCCGCTTCCCGGAGTCTCGTGGTTCACGCAAACCGACACAGTGGTGTGAGCATTGCAACCGCCCACACCATACCAAAGCCACCTGCTGGAAAATCCATGGAAAGCCGGCTGATTGGGTTCCTCGCAGCCAACGAACCACTGACCCGTCGAGGTCACAAGCTTCGACCCACAGTGACAAAAGCCCTTCATCGACAGCCACATTCTCCCAAGCTCAACTTGATCAAATTGTCCAATCACTGACGACTTCAACGTCTCTAATGGCTCACGGTATCTCCTCTTCGACCTCTGCCACTGAACAAAATGGTTCAGGTGAGTCTTGGATAATTGACTCCGGTGCATCAGATCATATGACGGGTGTTCGCACTATTTTTTCTGCATTTACTTGCTTCATAGGACCTCGTACTGTCACATTAGCAGATGGCTCGGTCTCTCCGATTTTTGGGATTAGAACTGTTATTTTAAGTCCTACATTAATTCTTCGCAACGTTCTCTTTGTTCCCACACTGTCATATAACTTGCTATCCATCAGCAAGCTCACATTGGATTCTGATTGTGTTGCTCATTTTTCTTCCAACTCGTGTGTTTTTCAGGATCGGGCCTTGGGACGGATGATTGGACGTGCTATTGAGGAGTCCGGTTTATATCAATTTTCTCGTGTCGATTCTGCTGTTCGTTGCTGTCAAGTGGTTCACGATTCTACACCATCTCGCCACCTACAAATAAAGCTTCTCCATCAACGTCTAGGTCATCCTAGCTTTTCATATCTACGTCGTTTGTTTCCAAGCTTGTTTCGGTCATCCGATCGTTTTGTGTGTTAAATTTGCCAACTGGCTAAACACACTAGAATTCCTTTCCCTTTGCATATTTATCATGAATCTAGACCTTTTGCTCTTGTTCATAGTGACTTGTGGGGTCCCTCACGAGTTACTTCCGTTTCTAATAAAAGGTGGTTTATTTCATTTATTGACGATCATACTCGTGTTTGTTGGGTTTTTTTGTTGCGTGATAAATCTGAAGTTACCAACATTTTTCGCCAATTTCACAATATGGTCCTCACTCAATTTGATTCCAGAATTCAAATGCTTCGAACTGATAATGGAACCGAATACTTCAACTCatctttaaatgatttttcttcCACTAATGGTATTATACACCAAAGTTCTTGTGTCGATACCCCTCAACAAAATGGGGTTTCCGAAAGGAAAAATCGACACCTTTTAGAGGTCGCTCGTGCTCTACT
This region of Primulina eburnea isolate SZY01 chromosome 14, ASM2296580v1, whole genome shotgun sequence genomic DNA includes:
- the LOC140811504 gene encoding tobamovirus multiplication protein 2A-like isoform X1; this encodes MGCKTFWECLLKVLNSLLILVGLAMIGYGVYLFVEYKTDASTVNDSTNASSNMELVQLGRPMLLVVSVADSIFDKLPKAWFIYLFIGIGVVLVVIACCGCIGTAARNGCCLICYSVLVILLILVELGAAAFLFFDKSWKEDIPVDRTGNFDNIFQFVDQHWKIIRWVALGIVIFEALVFLLALVVRAANRPAQYGSDDEYVGGPRQQIRQPFINRNPAPATGVPVAGASDQRPSRNDAWSTRMREKYGLNTSEFTYNPSESNRNQQATTQPSEERRRCIIM